GATTCTGTTGTTTTTATTGGCTGCTAATCTCTCCGTGTATTTTCAACTACCGTTTTATATGTACTACCGTTTGctcattttattaattactgttatttaaatataaaatttcttttatttttttaacttaattttCTTTAGCTATTATGGTTAGATTTGAAACTAAACCGTGTTaagaatgaaataaataatcggaaagaaatgaataaaaatatatgaataatgaGTAATttggatttttaaaaattagatggttattttaaataaaatatataatgatataataatagtaattaaGGAGAGGTGAAATAGAGAAATTGAAGTGGAGGTGTGGTCCTGATGGTGCGGAGGGCGGTGACGTGATTCATTTGTTTGGGACGAACAAAACATGGGCGTGGGCTCCCGTTTGGCCACGAGAGTTTGCCTGTGATGTCTTGAAGTttctcattcaaaatcaaaaaaCCCGCTTTTTATttcatagaaaataattttattttattttttacatttttaatatttaaaaaaaattaattgatgaaaaatattttaataatcaaatgaaaaaaatctaaaatcactttacttttaaaaaaaattaaagtcatTTCAATATTTTATGACTTTTACtcgtaattatataaatttattaatatattttatttataaaaaattaaaattaaataataaaaaatattttattgaaagtATATTTCTTCTGCAAGTAACTAAAGGTTAAATTAAGGTCTTTtactaataatattattattagggGTGTGTTTTCATACCACGtgatatttattttgtttatattttaacGCATTTACGTGTATATTATTTGaagtaattaaattgaatcaataaaatttagttattttaatttattttattaataataaattatatttgttatttttataaataaaattattatacgtatatttttatttgtttttactttaattaactaataatatagaatataagtaaaattttcaatttaattaatttaattcaattaatagaGTTGTTATGCCTAACCGTGGCTAAGCATTTCCAAGAAACCAATATATAGGATGCTTTTCAAGTACATATCACAATTATAGAGATGACTGATATTCATCTAATTCAACCAAAAACATAAGATCTAGCATAGATTATCCAGGTTTTCTAGTTAAAGATGTCTCCTCACTCTAAATCACCTTCAAAATTGTAATTACCCTTGTCTGATTGGAGGAATTATTAGGGGAAAAACAAAGGGTATGGGGTCAGAATTTTGATAGACAGAAAGCATTTGAGCTTGGAATCATAGgtcatcatttaattttatttttttatcacacAATTTTTACGCTTAGAATTatgtttgtttctttttttttttttaaattaattttttcaacaagtgatgaaaataaaaagtggaaagaattaaaataaattcaacaaAATCAAAGAATTCAAATTAGAATAAGGGGTAGAAATAAgcgaaaattaaatgaaattatttgaTTTGACTAATATTAAGAGGGGGGGAGAAAAACGTAAAGGGAGTGGAAGTGGAAGGAGATGGGTCATTTTCAGGAAACAGGGGCTGAGCTTGGAGTGGTATTAAAGGAGAGCTGGTCCTAAGTGGGCCCAAAACGGTACCGAAACAGCCATGTGCGTTAACATTGTACGGAAGGGCTTTTGGCGCCCATTTTGTCATCCTACCAATTATTATGTGGGTGTGTGTATACAGTACCCTCATTATTTTTTTGTACCAATCCAATACTATTCCATCttctactttttatttttttttattatatcacatcacatcatgaataatacttaaatttctatattttacaaattttagttttttattgttaattgagtgaaaatgtttttaatattcagagtatattattatttcattttaatatttttatcaacaTGAATACAAACTTTTCTTAATAATGTTTATCTAAGTTGAAAAATAGGTTTAAGAAATGGTAATGTTtcatataatcaaaattaagatcttcataattttttcaaaatatgaACTCATGGGTTATTTATAATAACGTTCAAAATAATTTGCTCAAAATTTGTAAGTTTGTATGTAAATCTAAAAAGAAGGGGGAAAGTAATCAATCCCATTAAGCTTGTTAGGCtacaattaaatcatattaacaaCTAATTTTATCTAGTTTGTGtagataaaagaaaaacaaattatgtaatatttttaaagatggCGAATTTTATGGTAATAATTGAAGATTGCATTGCTAGTTTCTATAAGAGATCTATGACTAAACTGAAGTAACATCAAATAAAGGCTTTCAAAGACCAAAAACTTGAAGATTATACCCATTTTGATTTAGATTCAATAccaattttaacaaaaattaaCGATTCTTTTGTTTTCAGAATATTCATTTctctgaaagaaaaaaaaaatacttcgaCCTAAAATTGAACCATTGAAATTCAGGTCTAATTCAATATTGATTTTAGTGAATTCAATATTGATTTTAGTGAATCCAATTTCGACCTATTCCAATCCAGTTATAATTTCAGTTtaaatcaatataattttaatttgattttaatttcaaattggccCGCAACCAGATCTACGCTAGTGCCCTTTGCCAGCAGAATTCACTCGCACatagagagagggagagagagcaaAAACATTTTACTTATTGCATTTATGAATATCATACTAACTCTGAAAGCAATACGGGCGTGAGtataattaaaaacaaataaaaaaataaaagccaCTTACAGTTAAATTAAATGCAAACTAAAGGAAATCAACAATCAAGCACtgtgaagaaaaaagaaagaatattGCCTAAATATCTATGTGAATACGAATGTCCCGCCATACTCTGTAAATTTCCTAGTTATTATGATAAGCGCATACCTTTAGAAACCAAGCCCTTTCAAAGAAATGGTGCCATTCCCCATTAAAAATAAGCCAAAAACAGCAAGAGCAGCAAGGAGAAACCACATCCATGTCTCCATCCTTCTCTTGCCACGGTTGCGTAGTGGTGGAGGCATAGATTTTGACTTGGTCTGCTTTGTGAAATGCAATGGCTTGTGAGCCCTCTTTGTTACTGTCATTGGCTTCTCTCTTGTTTCAGACTCCTTGGTCTCGATTGGAGGTTCAATCCCCGGAGATGATTCTCCCTCATTGACAGTATTCGTATCTTCTGCTACAgccttctttttctccttctttcttGCCCTTTTCTCCCTCTCCTGGATAAAGAATAATTCATATGGGTCATACCCAATTCGAAGAGTGCTCCTTTAAAGTATAGAGTAAGGCGAATAAAAAGAGAACACTAGTTGTTATATGCTTTAAAATGCCTACAATTTCAGACTTGGCATAAGCAGTTTTACCTTCTCTTTCTCCTCAGCTTCCTTCTGTGCTCTTAGTGCAGCCCTGGCTTGGGCCTTAGCAGCATTTCGTTTCTTTCTTTCCATTGCCTCTTTAGCTTTGGCCTTCTCCTCCAACCGCTGATGTTCCTTCAATATGGCTGCTTCCTCTTGTTTTCTCAATTCCTCAGCTTTCCTGGCTAACTCTTCTTCCTCCTTTGTCTGCTTATCCTCCTTTGTTTGCTTCTCCTCCTTTTGCCATGCCTCCTCAATCTCATTCCTGCCAGAAATAGTTGCAAAGCCATTTCCCAACGGAGCATGTTGTGTAATTTTTTTAGGTTTAgctgttaggttatttttgttCCCAACATTTGCTGTGGATTTATCATCCGTCTTTTCTGTCCCCGTAGGCGCAATTGTTTTTTTGCTTTCAAGAGCGGTAAGAGGAGGTTTGATGTTGTCCTTGGCTATTCTTTCACTAACAACAACGGGGATTGCAGGCGGCACCTCATCAGGGCCTAGTGAACGGCCATCTAGAGTCTGCAATCTCCTCACTGTACTCTTCATGTTGCACCTAATGTATTCTTTCTGGAACTCATCATTATTGTTCCATAAATCCATAACCCTCTCCACCTAAATCATCCATTGTAAGTTCAAAATCAGCAAATTCCCACAATTTAGAAaccgaagaaaaaaaaaactctggcTTACCTGGTTAACACAATGACGTTGGAGTTCTTCTTTATTGCCCTGGGATGCTAAATCATAAGCCAACTTTGAATCATCCCTGTACTGCCAGAAGTGTTTGTTCTGAAAATTCAGTGGATAATAATAGCGTTAATCAATCACACAGTTAGAATACTTGTTCTTCCAGAACTATCATGATGAGTTTTCAAAAGCAACAGGTCACAACTAAAGTGAAGCCCTGCTAAATATAGTTTCTCCAGCATATTAAAAGTCCAAAACTAATTGACAAATCAAAATAGAGAGCTTTACATTTAATCTAAATAGAAAGTCTAGATCCTCTAGATTAACATTTTATTATCTTAAACAATATCTTAAGTTAGGTGTTCATGAAAAATGGGTGGGGTGGACAAGTCACATTCATATCCTAAAACAAAATCAGCTATGTTGTTTATTGgagttttttttccccttttggaAAAGGAAACCATGGCAGCTGatcttaattgaacaaatttTGTTGATTCATTAAACATTATAGCAGAATATTCAAGGTATTTGTTCTTGTGATCATATATTTTACAGTGAATATGAATTACTTGTCAAGAGTAGAGCTAGTTCTTCTAAATTGGAGAAAAACTTTGATGGGGAACATTGGTGAAAGTTCACAAATTTTTAGGGCACAGCCTCCTCACCATAAAGAACTCCCTCATGCTTCCCATGTTACAAAAAATTTGGCACATATCTTAATGTAGTAATGAAGAATTGACATATTGAAAATCATGTGCAAAAACAGAACATACCTTATCATATAATCTCTTCCTCAAACTCTGTAGATGCGCATATGCTTCCTGTCGGACGTCATCTGCAGCTCTAAACCGAGCTACAACTTCATTTAGCTTAGCATTTTCTTCTTGACATGTCTTCTTAGCATTTCTAATGGCTGCTTCAGCTTTGAGAACATTTTCTCTCAATTGATCTGCTTCTTTCCTCAAAAGCTGCACCAGAAATTCAAAGTAATCAATTCAACACCTCAACtatatattaaatagaaaaagatTTGTGTTCTAATATGAGTAATGAGATGAAAAATACAAACATGGTTGTTATTAGAGTTCCCAAGCTTATGGTTAATTGTATCAAATCATGTAAACAACTTTATTCCAACATTCAGACTTTTCCCTAACATAGATAATAGATTATCTATTCCAAATTCGCAGAAAGAAAATACTGAAAAAATGCAAAAGAATAAGTGTAAAGGTTTCTttctttgcttctttttttttatctgtaTCATATTAAGAGATGAAAGCAAATAATAATAGCAATAATAATGTTTGACATCCTATATATCCTTTACCATCTGACTATTTCATTCTTGGAAACTCATTGATATTTGATGATGCAAGATCTAAGTGATGTGAGGAACCAAAAAATTAATACCTTCAAGCGTTCTTCAACTTGGTCTTTTTGATCTATAGCCTCCTGAATGTCCTCCTGGCTACCCAAACTAGAAGAAAGCTGTTCACGAGTTTGCTTCAACTGCTTGATTTCACGGATATAACTCTTTTCTTCCTTCAAGGGTAGGGTTTCATGCTGTATCATGTGTTCCATATTGCGTATCTGCTTGCATGCCACAGAATGAATCACATGAGGGGTAAAagaattatcatttaaaaatacAGAAGACTTAAAAATGACCAGAGAACAGACTAATCCGTTAGATATATGCATATAAGGGTGCACCTTGCTATCAATATCCCCAACAGAAAAGGCACTCTTCACTTTGTTAATCAGAGACAAAGCAGAGTCTATTTCCTTGCGTTTAGACTTAAGCAAGTTGCGCACTGCTACCTCTTCAGATATGGCAGCATCAACACGAGCACCATACTCATTACAAATAGCCTAATTATGGAACGTATTTTCAGCAATCATATACGATTAgaagcaaaaataaaattttcagaatGTAAAAAAGTGTATTTTGCAAAGGTCCCTTACCCTTTTCCTCTGCATTTCAGCTCGGACAACATCCCGACTTTTAGTAGTCTCATCAACTTGAAACTGAGCATGTTTAATCTGTTCTCttaaattttcatcatcttcaTATCTAGGAATTCTGATCATGTAGTAGAATGGCTTTTTCCCCACCTCAACTGCTGCATTTTGCCCCTCGGAAGCATCAACTGAGGAGCCTTCTGGAGAAGATGATGAGAGTTCTTCCCTGGTAACCTTATCAGTGACCTCCATTTCTTGAGGTGCTTTTTCTTCGCCATCAATGGTAACTAGCTGGTCTCCTTCATTTTCATCATCTTGAATGCAATTGATGGTTCTTTCACCAGTAATAACAGAGCCGTTCTGACCCTCACATTCAGATGCACATCTCTCGTGATTGGATATAACTTCCTTGGAAGCCATTGGTGAATGTTCAACTTCTGGCCCTGCTTGCACACTAACTGGATTCTCAACTGAAACATGTACGCAGGCCTCTCTATCTGGTTCACCAACTGAAACAGCATTGCTGCCAGAGCATTTAGCAGCCCCTGTTGAAAACTCAGATTCTTTGTCCACCTCATCATTTGGTGGAGTAGATACTTCTCCAGATTCAATGGCTGTGGAATCAGCCTTAATTTCTGGTTCCGCATCATTTTCTGGCCAACTTGGCATTGTTTCAGTTACAATCTGGCTGTGATCTGGCTCAATCACAATTTCTCTGTCACCAACAGAATGAGAACCAACATTTTCTCCACTATTCACATCCAACATTTCCACCAAAGTCTCTGTTCTTGTATCATCATTTATGTCTGTAACATCCACAGCCACATGACAAGAATCACCAGCTTCAACCACTGGTTCCAATACTGTATCACTAGCAAGAGCAACTGGAATGCTTCCAAAACTTTCAATAGCCACATTCTGATGAACAACCATTCTGACAACTTCAGATGTGGTTGGATTGGCATGAGCAAAGCCATTAGCAATGGTCTGTGAAACACTTTCTTGATGATCAGTAGGCAAAAGTTCTCCTTTCTCATGTGTAATATGCCCATGAATATCCTCACATGTTAACTGTACAACAGGCTTGTTAATTTCATCAGTTGGATGCCCGATTGTATCATTATCACTTGCAGATGGAGAACTCTTGCCAGTTTCAGTACCAATAGAAGAGGGGGTTTCATTTGTACCAATTTTGGCCTTACAAGAAATCAAGTTCTCACCCTCCCTAGAAGAGTTGTTTTGCTCAGATGTGTTTTGACTGGCACTAACAAAGCCATTAACAACAATTCTTTCTGCAACAGTATCTTCAATATGACCAGCAGACAACCCATTTTCATATGCATTACATGCAGAGGTATCAATAACTTCCGTTTCTTCCAATTTTATATCAGCTACTGCTAGGCAAGGAATTTTCTCTGTATTCTGCTCCAACACCACCTCAGATTCCCTTTGGGGACCTTCCAGTGGAGGGTTGTTGGAAAATCCCACAGGTTCCTGCCCCTGATTGTCCAAATCACCATCAATAAACCCTTCGGTGATTGCACTCTGAGAATCTTGGTTTCCTTTTACATCTACACCCAAATTCATTTCTCTTACACCTTCAATCTTGACTTCATCATTGCTATACTGATTTGGCTCTGATTCAGAGACATCTATACTGCATGAGACCTCAACACTATGAAACTGATTCCGCTCCAATTCAGCAACATCTACACTGCTTGTGACCTCAAAGTTACCAGACTCATCTGGCTGTAGTTCACTGCTTTTGACCTCAAGCACACTGGCGTTTTTCAGCTCTGATTCAGCAACATCTGCACTCATTGCGAAATCAACATTACCAGAGTGATTTGTCTCTGATTCAGCAACATCTGTATAAGTTGTGAATTGAGATTCCGGAGATACAATTGAACTGTTTTCCTCCCCAGCCTTCACATCACCAAATTTAACCTGCATCAATTCAGGTTCAGGTTCAGGTTCAACAGCCTCTGAAAGGTCCCCAGTCCCTTTCAGACCTCCAGTTGAATCCAGTTCAACATGCCCCTCTTCACCTTCGCTTTGATCATCCAGGGCCTCAAGTCCAACAATAGGCGACGTTCCCGTTGAAACTTCAATAGCACCATTCTCTACTTTCCCATCTTTAGAGATGACGCCATTATTAAAGGGAGAACTTGAGTCCCCCTCTATTGCAGCAACTTTGACAGCCTCAATCCCATGATCGACCTCAGATTCTGCGACCTCATTCTCAATGTCGTTATCACAAGAACCGACATTGTGAACGGGTTCAGACTTGCCATTGAGATCGGCGGAGTCGGCAGGTTCAACAGGAACAGTGTTGTTTCCAACTACGAAAACATAGGAGGCATCGGGATCATCTTCCCTATCCCCCATGCCACTCTCATTACCGTCCTTAACTCCATTGCAATCTGCAGCAGGTGTCGGCAGCTCCTCATAGCTACTCATATCCAACCCACACTTGTCCTCCGTTTCACTGTTTGAAACGTTCACAGTGACATTCAAATCCGCCGTCATTGCACCGTTAAATTAAACTCTACCTCTCCCAGCTATAGGATCACcgacaaaaaaaaattcaaaacatGACAAACGTATGACAAGTGTAATTCAGATCAACAACACTACTTAATAAACCAAACAAACAGTATAGCATACAAGCATCAAATCTAGATCGCTTACCTGAAGGCGGCAGATCAGACCGCAGCTGAATGCGAGCACTGGAAGCACCGGATCGAGAGATGGATCAGCCAATGCGGTGTAGTTATGGGTACGGATCTTAGGGTTTTGGGAGGGATTGGGAGAATTATGATGAGCTTGTATAAGGAGGAGGTGAAGacataagagaaaagaagagctttaaaaataaaaatcctaAATGGAAACAAACAGCTGGcgaagagaagaagaggaagtagTATACTGTGTATGTAACTCTTCCTGTTTGAACTTCAAAACTATATCctcttcactttttttttttttttttttttttttgcttttttttaaaaataaaataaaataaaagcatGATCATCCGCGGCTTGCCGCGGTTTGTGATGTAATAAATCAtaacaatataaaaattgagtttataataattatttgaaattaataattaaaaaagtcCTTTCAATATGCGGgcctttaatataattaatttaataaattaaaaatgctgcattttaattaaaattcgaaataatttattctattataatatgcttgttatttaaaaattatttttaaaattatttcttagGGGGAACTTGAATTATTGCATCATCAAGAGTgaatatagtataaaaaatctaaatccAATTAGGTGTGATGGGATAAaaactctttttcttttcattcttgAGCGATTAAAAGCTCCTTCAGAATAAAATTACTATAGTAAAGAATGATGTTGGTGATTAGAGTCTTCCCCAAATATGCTCTAGATTATGGTTATCAATTTCTTCTGGACTCTCCAAACTTAACATCCTAACACAATTTCAGTGTATCAGTCTCTGTACAATGCCCTATAAAGATTACCATTAAAGCGTTTGCCATATTTGATTAGTCTAACCAAACAAGTTTTATCTATATAGGCATATTTCGGATAATGTCATTAAAACCCATAAAATAATGAACCCAAAGTGACGTATGTTAGAAGAAATTAATTTATGgctatcaattttaattttaattttaattttaattattgcaTATAAGTTGAAATATTCTTATATTTACCTTAAAACGGTAAATAATCTTAAATATTTaacatgaaaataaaaataaaaataataacattaaCAATATCAttatcaaaaatatattatatataattctcaATATgggtattatatttattttatgtaactattaattatataatttttagttgaaatatacatatatgattaatatttgaaaataaGTTCAAAATCACCTTTATACTTTTTACTAACTGTAAATTTTTTTggtcaaataaattaattgtaaattttttggTCAAATAAAATCACaactttatattaaaaattaaataggtcttattatatttaaatattaattcgtAATAATAAGATATAACttctgtaattttaaatattattttaattaaaataatatcactTTTAGTATTATTgtagttaaaataatatttaatatttatattttattattaaaagattaaaatttaaatgtgttGGGACCTATAAAATTATGGATCTATTTAGTAAAAATAGTTGACATGAGTTTATTTGATTCTTTGTAAAAAGTATTAAGAGTGAATATTGATTTATATGTATTATATAACTAATATGTAATTCGCTcatacttaaaaaatataaagtaatttaatatatttatagattaaaattattttaaaaatataaaaatgatattatttaaagataatatagttatatatttatatttaattttaaattatacatataaatattgaTGTAATATAATAATCGCTAAATATTGATGTAATATAATAATCGTTCAAAATAAGTTATGAGCCGTGATCGTAAGATACGGTCACGTAATAAGTTTCGATTAGATGATACGCGATCCCACCTGTGGAAAGGAAAATTCGGATACTGTAGATCTTGATTCTTCATCAGTACTCGTCCTTTTAATAACAGGATAAGATTTTacaaaaagttatttttaaaaaatataatccaACAGATCTTCATTACATGTACAATCGTGAGATCTCTTATCCACT
The sequence above is a segment of the Manihot esculenta cultivar AM560-2 chromosome 5, M.esculenta_v8, whole genome shotgun sequence genome. Coding sequences within it:
- the LOC110615223 gene encoding uncharacterized protein LOC110615223 isoform X1, which encodes MTADLNVTVNVSNSETEDKCGLDMSSYEELPTPAADCNGVKDGNESGMGDREDDPDASYVFVVGNNTVPVEPADSADLNGKSEPVHNVGSCDNDIENEVAESEVDHGIEAVKVAAIEGDSSSPFNNGVISKDGKVENGAIEVSTGTSPIVGLEALDDQSEGEEGHVELDSTGGLKGTGDLSEAVEPEPEPELMQVKFGDVKAGEENSSIVSPESQFTTYTDVAESETNHSGNVDFAMSADVAESELKNASVLEVKSSELQPDESGNFEVTSSVDVAELERNQFHSVEVSCSIDVSESEPNQYSNDEVKIEGVREMNLGVDVKGNQDSQSAITEGFIDGDLDNQGQEPVGFSNNPPLEGPQRESEVVLEQNTEKIPCLAVADIKLEETEVIDTSACNAYENGLSAGHIEDTVAERIVVNGFVSASQNTSEQNNSSREGENLISCKAKIGTNETPSSIGTETGKSSPSASDNDTIGHPTDEINKPVVQLTCEDIHGHITHEKGELLPTDHQESVSQTIANGFAHANPTTSEVVRMVVHQNVAIESFGSIPVALASDTVLEPVVEAGDSCHVAVDVTDINDDTRTETLVEMLDVNSGENVGSHSVGDREIVIEPDHSQIVTETMPSWPENDAEPEIKADSTAIESGEVSTPPNDEVDKESEFSTGAAKCSGSNAVSVGEPDREACVHVSVENPVSVQAGPEVEHSPMASKEVISNHERCASECEGQNGSVITGERTINCIQDDENEGDQLVTIDGEEKAPQEMEVTDKVTREELSSSSPEGSSVDASEGQNAAVEVGKKPFYYMIRIPRYEDDENLREQIKHAQFQVDETTKSRDVVRAEMQRKRAICNEYGARVDAAISEEVAVRNLLKSKRKEIDSALSLINKVKSAFSVGDIDSKIRNMEHMIQHETLPLKEEKSYIREIKQLKQTREQLSSSLGSQEDIQEAIDQKDQVEERLKLLRKEADQLRENVLKAEAAIRNAKKTCQEENAKLNEVVARFRAADDVRQEAYAHLQSLRKRLYDKNKHFWQYRDDSKLAYDLASQGNKEELQRHCVNQVERVMDLWNNNDEFQKEYIRCNMKSTVRRLQTLDGRSLGPDEVPPAIPVVVSERIAKDNIKPPLTALESKKTIAPTGTEKTDDKSTANVGNKNNLTAKPKKITQHAPLGNGFATISGRNEIEEAWQKEEKQTKEDKQTKEEEELARKAEELRKQEEAAILKEHQRLEEKAKAKEAMERKKRNAAKAQARAALRAQKEAEEKEKEREKRARKKEKKKAVAEDTNTVNEGESSPGIEPPIETKESETREKPMTVTKRAHKPLHFTKQTKSKSMPPPLRNRGKRRMETWMWFLLAALAVFGLFLMGNGTISLKGLGF
- the LOC110615223 gene encoding uncharacterized protein LOC110615223 isoform X2, with the protein product MTADLNVTVNVSNSETEDKCGLDMSSYEELPTPAADCNGVKDGNESGMGDREDDPDASYVFVVGNNTVPVEPADSADLNGKSEPVHNVGSCDNDIENEVAESEVDHGIEAVKVAAIEGDSSSPFNNGVISKDGKVENGAIEVSTGTSPIVGLEALDDQSEGEEGHVELDSTGGLKGTGDLSEAVEPEPEPELMQVKFGDVKAGEENSSIVSPESQFTTYTDVAESETNHSGNVDFAMSADVAESELKNASVLEVKSSELQPDESGNFEVTSSVDVAELERNQFHSVEVSCSIDVSESEPNQYSNDEVKIEGVREMNLGVDVKGNQDSQSAITEGFIDGDLDNQGQEPVGFSNNPPLEGPQRESEVVLEQNTEKIPCLAVADIKLEETEVIDTSACNAYENGLSAGHIEDTVAERIVVNGFVSASQNTSEQNNSSREGENLISCKAKIGTNETPSSIGTETGKSSPSASDNDTIGHPTDEINKPVVQLTCEDIHGHITHEKGELLPTDHQESVSQTIANGFAHANPTTSEVVRMVVHQNVAIESFGSIPVALASDTVLEPVVEAGDSCHVAVDVTDINDDTRTETLVEMLDVNSGENVGSHSVGDREIVIEPDHSQIVTETMPSWPENDAEPEIKADSTAIESGEVSTPPNDEVDKESEFSTGAAKCSGSNAVSVGEPDREACVHVSVENPVSVQAGPEVEHSPMASKEVISNHERCASECEGQNGSVITGERTINCIQDDENEGDQLVTIDGEEKAPQEMEVTDKVTREELSSSSPEGSSVDASEGQNAAVEVGKKPFYYMIRIPRYEDDENLREQIKHAQFQVDETTKSRDVVRAEMQRKRIRNMEHMIQHETLPLKEEKSYIREIKQLKQTREQLSSSLGSQEDIQEAIDQKDQVEERLKLLRKEADQLRENVLKAEAAIRNAKKTCQEENAKLNEVVARFRAADDVRQEAYAHLQSLRKRLYDKNKHFWQYRDDSKLAYDLASQGNKEELQRHCVNQVERVMDLWNNNDEFQKEYIRCNMKSTVRRLQTLDGRSLGPDEVPPAIPVVVSERIAKDNIKPPLTALESKKTIAPTGTEKTDDKSTANVGNKNNLTAKPKKITQHAPLGNGFATISGRNEIEEAWQKEEKQTKEDKQTKEEEELARKAEELRKQEEAAILKEHQRLEEKAKAKEAMERKKRNAAKAQARAALRAQKEAEEKEKEREKRARKKEKKKAVAEDTNTVNEGESSPGIEPPIETKESETREKPMTVTKRAHKPLHFTKQTKSKSMPPPLRNRGKRRMETWMWFLLAALAVFGLFLMGNGTISLKGLGF